The nucleotide sequence ATGTACTCAGCGCTCAAGTAAAacatttcaaagaaaatacacTAGCGAAGAACCCATATCGGAAACTTGATGTAAAAATTCCTTACACTGACGGCGTGTATAACTTGCACTATAGTACCTAACCTATGAAGTATAATTTCATGTTATATAGCAGCTACTAGTTCCAAATCACATCAAGAATAACCAAACATTCCAAAGAATAATCGATAACAACGATATCCAACTGTTCTGTGACGTAAAACCTGATGAAGAAGCGTAATCGCTAACCCCAACAAGAAATCTGCACTCTCCGATAGAAGGATTCAAGAAAGTAACCATCCCGAGCCCATCAAAATCACAGCTCCGCGGATTCTGCTTTTGGAGCTGATAGTAACTGTTGAATGCATACGATATGTTACCTTTTGCTCCAATTCCATTACACGATCCTCCATAGTTGAGCGTCGTGCAATCTGCATACGTGCAGGCAAGTTTAACGTGGTTGGTTACTTCAGCGAGATCTTTCAAAGGGTTCGCGATACACCATCTATATGGAAGATACCCAACATCCTTTGCATTCTTTAACAGACCATTTCCGAGGTTCAATGGATATTTCGACTGGCCATCGAAAGAGAATATGCCCCAGTGTCTCTCGAAGTTACCCGGGAGCACGCTTTTTGCACCTTCATCGAGAAGACTGAAAAGATAAACGTCCATAGGTGGTATCCCTGGTCTAAGAGGAGTTCCTTTGTTGCTGAGAACATGATTCACAAGGCCTTGGTTGAAGACCCTTGCAGCTGTAAGATTAGCACCGAAGGCTCCATCGGTAGGCCAACCTACCTCTCCTATAACTATGGGCATCTGACCATACCCGATTTTCGCGAGGGCTGCTATTAAAGTATCCAAATTTCCATCAAACGCGTTATAGTATACATTAGGTCCGTCGGTCACAGCATGTGTTGTCCCTTCAaaaaaagcataatcttgagGGAAGTCCGAGTTTCCATATAGGCTGAGGAATGGATAAATATTTACCACAAACGGTGAACCATTAGCGTTCAGAAGTGAAACCATCTGTGTTATGATCGAAGTCAATTCGGGTCTGAAGGCTCCTTGTGATGGAAGGGAAGACTCGTAGGCATCGGCATTGCATGGAACTACCAGCTTTACATTCCTAGCAAGATTCGCCTTGGCTAACGACTGTTGCAAATTCGTCATAGCAGGGACTACGTATGATTGATACTGACCGGCGTAACTTGTAAGAAATGGCTCATTACCAACTGCAACATACCTGCATTGACGCATAGCTGTCATTAGCCAACGAGGGAAAGAAAACGAGAAGAAACAAGAGAGTGACACGGTACATGCTGAAACGACCAAAAAAGATACAGTACTATTATAGCGTTAAACTTTCCAGGCAGCGTATGCTGCAGTGCCGATACACAATTAACGTGGGTTGATTACTGCCGAGACCATTTAACATACTAACAATATTAAGACACATTAGGCGTGTAAAATAGAGATGCTATATCACACCAGAAAATGGCTACTAGTAATTGGTATCGAGTCTGATTTCCACTGTAAGTTCTACCATTTGCTAGCTGCTCCCACGAAAACCAAACCACCATA is from Capsicum annuum cultivar UCD-10X-F1 chromosome 5, UCD10Xv1.1, whole genome shotgun sequence and encodes:
- the LOC107870080 gene encoding glucan endo-1,3-beta-glucosidase 5, with amino-acid sequence MAYQEKTLFSFVVVGVLLLCWGVIVVQSGIGVNWGTISLHKMSPVTVVDLLKENKIQKVKLFDADADVMKGLMGSGLEVMVGIPNDMLAILGSSTSAADLWVSQNVSRYMVKGGVDIKYVAVGNEPFLTSYAGQYQSYVVPAMTNLQQSLAKANLARNVKLVVPCNADAYESSLPSQGAFRPELTSIITQMVSLLNANGSPFVVNIYPFLSLYGNSDFPQDYAFFEGTTHAVTDGPNVYYNAFDGNLDTLIAALAKIGYGQMPIVIGEVGWPTDGAFGANLTAARVFNQGLVNHVLSNKGTPLRPGIPPMDVYLFSLLDEGAKSVLPGNFERHWGIFSFDGQSKYPLNLGNGLLKNAKDVGYLPYRWCIANPLKDLAEVTNHVKLACTYADCTTLNYGGSCNGIGAKGNISYAFNSYYQLQKQNPRSCDFDGLGMVTFLNPSIGECRFLVGVSDYASSSGFTSQNSWISLLSIILWNVWLFLM